The Chryseobacterium nakagawai genome has a segment encoding these proteins:
- a CDS encoding NAD(P)-dependent oxidoreductase, whose product MKTNTIAVIGGTGKSGKYLVQNLLEKRYPMKLLWRKPEDFKMQDPLIEIVKGDVRDEEAVHSLIEGCNIVISTLGQPKEEKSVFSDAAKNIIRTMNHYGIKRYIVTTGLSVNTSTDQKNDRVKMATEWMYQNYPETTSDKQKEYRLLLESDLDWTLVRLPLITLTDRSCNTEISLIDCKGENISAADLAEFLVSQIEDSNYIRESPFLYNI is encoded by the coding sequence ATGAAAACAAATACAATCGCCGTTATTGGCGGAACCGGAAAATCCGGAAAATATCTGGTACAAAACCTTCTTGAAAAAAGATATCCGATGAAGCTTTTATGGAGAAAGCCTGAAGACTTCAAAATGCAAGATCCTCTGATTGAAATAGTAAAAGGAGATGTGAGGGATGAAGAGGCTGTACATTCATTAATCGAAGGCTGCAATATTGTGATAAGTACATTAGGGCAGCCCAAAGAAGAAAAGTCAGTCTTTAGTGATGCTGCAAAAAATATCATCCGAACAATGAATCATTATGGAATCAAAAGATATATCGTAACCACTGGATTGAGCGTGAATACTTCAACGGATCAAAAAAATGACCGGGTGAAAATGGCTACCGAATGGATGTATCAGAATTATCCTGAAACCACTTCAGATAAGCAGAAAGAATATCGGCTGCTTTTAGAAAGTGATCTAGACTGGACTTTGGTACGCTTACCTCTGATTACTCTAACAGACAGAAGTTGTAACACTGAAATAAGCCTGATCGATTGTAAAGGTGAAAATATCAGTGCTGCCGATCTCGCAGAGTTTTTGGTTTCGCAAATTGAAGATTCTAATTACATTAGGGAAAGCCCATTTTTATATAATATTTAA